One window from the genome of Leucoraja erinacea ecotype New England chromosome 16, Leri_hhj_1, whole genome shotgun sequence encodes:
- the LOC129704474 gene encoding peroxisomal acyl-coenzyme A oxidase 2-like: MKSPPVSALAPATAVNPDIDSERRASAFDVEKLVNFWDGGAERTRLRRAVEHVINSDPVFSRENQYFLTTTERYEAAVKKSVHLRQKIKELGWTDDGPEVQFAFRILGSELAFGVHNMVFIPTIMKLGTDEQIAKWVPLAKDYHIIGTYAQTELGHGTNLRALETTATFDASSQDFVLNTPKVSSIKWWPGDLGRSASHAVVLAQLYTQGVCHGMHAFIVQVRSLLDHSALPGISVGDIGPKLAFEQVDNGYLRMQNVHIPKENMLSRYSRVASDGSYIKQGSDRINYISMVFTRVGILSGEIIPALAKACVIAVRYSAVRRQSELKPGEKEAKILDYQTQQLKLLPQVAKTFAFHLMGSSLEAFCKKVSLQIKTERNISSLPELHALSAGMKALMSATCTAGVETCRRACGGHGYSMLSGLPSLYGRVVASCTYEGENTVMLLQTARFLMKCLTRVDCGQPLPQSVSYLSEPVSRYCSAKEKTDFSKPFLYTEAYKHRAQRLIKDSGDKLQSLLQSGFEQYVAWNVTSAQLAKTAIAHCQYIVVKNFVEIIEGLKLEAEVQQVIKRLCDLHALTGILSNAGDFLYDGYITGKQLDLVTSSHLDLLALIRTDAVSIVDAFDYSDQQLNSAIGSYDGNSYQHLFEWAQKSPSNTKVNLAYEKYLKPRFQAAPSKL, encoded by the exons atgaagagcccgccagtgtCCGCGCTCGCGCCCGCCACCGCCGTCAACCCCGACATCGACAGCGAGAGGAGAGCGTCGGCCTTCGACGTGGAGAAGCTGGTGAACTTTTGGGATGGAGGAGCGGAGAGGACGCGCCTGAGGAGAGCCGTGG AACATGTCATTAACAGTGATCCTGTTTTCAGTCGAGAGAATCAATATTTCTTGACCACAACTGAGAGATATGAAGCTGCTGTAAAAAAATCCGTGCACCTACGCCAGAAGATTAAGGAATTAGGCTGGACTGACGATGGCCCCGAAGTCCAGTTTGCTTTTAG GATTCTGGGAAGTGAGCTTGCGTTTGGAGTCCACAATATGGTTTTTATACCAACTATTATGAAATTGGGAACTGACGAACAGATCGCTAAGTGGGTTCCACTTGCCAAGGATTACCATATTATTGGAACATATGCTCAGACAGAGCTAGGACATG GTACAAATCTGAGAGCTCTGGAAACAACGGCAACCTTTGACGCTTCCAGCCAGGACTTTGTACTGAACACACCCAAAGTGTCCTCAATCAAGTGGTGGCCTGGTGACT TGGGGAGGTCGGCAAGCCATGCGGTGGTCCTGGCTCAGCTCTACACCCAGGGAGTGTGCCACGGAATGCATGCCTTTATAGTTCAGGTCCGCAGCCTGCTGGACCATTCCGCTTTGCCAG GTATCAGTGTGGGAGATATTGGTCCAAAATTGGCCTTTGAACAGGTTGACAATGGATATTTAAGGATGCAAAATGTTCACATTCCCAAGGAAAACATGCTGAGCAGATACAGCAGG GTTGCTTCAGATGGCAGCTATATTAAGCAAGGATCTGACAGAATCAATTACATCAGTATGGTGTTTACCCGAGTAGGAATATTGTCCGGAGAAATAATACCTGCTCTCGCTAAAGCCTGTGTTATCGCTGTTCGATATTCTGCGGTGAGACGCCAGTCAGAATTAAAGCCTGG TGAAAAGGAGGCCAAAATTCTAGACTACCAGACCCAGCAACTGAAACTCCTTCCCCAGGTCGCCAAAACTTTTGCATTTCATCTTATGGGTTCGTCCTTGGAAGCATTTTGTAAAAAAGTGAGCTTGCAGATCAAAACTGAGAGAAACATCTCCTCTCTGCCTGAG CTCCATGCCTTGTCGGCAGGGATGAAAGCGTTGATGTCAGCCACGTGTACCGCCGGTGTGGAAACGTGTCGCAGGGCCTGCGGGGGCCACGGCTACTCCATGCTCAGCGGCTTACCATCGCTGTACGGCCGGGTGGTCGCCTCTTGTACCTACGAAGGAGAAAACACCGTGATGCTCCTGCAGACTGCTCG GTTTCTGATGAAGTGCCTTACTCGAGTGGATTGTGGCCAGCCTTTGCCCCAGTCCGTCTCGTACCTGTCTGAACCCGTCTCACGCTATTGTTCTGCAAAGGAGAAAACCGATTTCTCCAAGCCGTTCCTGTACACAGAGGCTTACAAGCACAGGGCACAAAG GCTGATTAAGGATTCTGGGGACAAGTTGCAgtctcttcttcagtctggattTGAGCAGTATGTTGCCTGGAATGTTACTTCTGCACAGCTTGCAAAGACTGCAATT GCTCACTGTCAATATATAGTTGTGAAGAACTTTGTGGAAATAATAGAGGGATTAAAGCTAGAAGCTGAGGTCCAGCAAGTGATCAAGAGATTGTGTGACCTTCATGCACTGACAGGCATTCTGTCCAATGCTGGGGATTTTCTATACGATGGCTATATAACAGGAAAACAACTCGACTTGGTGACCTCTTCTCATCTGGATCTACTCGCTCTTATCCG GACAGATGCTGTCTCGATAGTGGATGCATTTGATTACTCCGACCAACAACTGAATTCTGCCATTGGTAGTTATGATGGCAATTCTTACCAACACCTCTTTGAATGGGCTCAGAAAAGCCCCTCAAACACAAAG GTGAATCTTGCGTATGAGAAGTACCTGAAGCCTCGCTTTCAGGCAGCGCCGTCCAAACTGTAG
- the kctd6a gene encoding BTB/POZ domain-containing protein KCTD6a isoform X2, with the protein MGDPVTLNVGGHLYSTSISTLTRYPDSMLGVMFRGDFPTAKDNQGNYFIDRDGPLFRYILNFLRTADLTLPHGFKEIDLLRKEADFYQIEPLIHCLNDPKPLYSLDTFEEVVELSSTRKLSKYSNPVAVIITQLTITTKVHALLEGISNYFTKWNKHMMDTRDFQVSFTFGPCDYHQEVSLRVHLMEYIAKQGFTIRMTRVHHMSERANENTVEHNWTFCRRARKTDE; encoded by the coding sequence ATGGGTGACCCAGTCACTCTGAATGTGGGAGGACATTTGTATTCAACATCAATCTCCACACTGACGAGGTACCCAGACTCCATGTTAGGTGTGATGTTCAGAGGAGACTTCCCCACGGCCAAAGACAACCAGGGAAATTATTTCATTGATAGAGATGGGCCGCTCTTCAGATACATCTTGAATTTTTTACGAACGGCAGATCTAACTCTACCTCATGGCTTTAAAGAGATAGATCTCCTCAGGAAAGAGGCTGACTTTTATCAGATAGAACCATTGATTCACTGTCTGAATGACCCCAAGCCCCTTTATTCGTTAGATACCTTTGAGGAAGTGGTGGAATTGTCCAGCACACGCAAACTGTCAAAATACTCCAACCCTGTGGCCGTTATCATAACACAACTGACGATCACCACAAAAGTGCACGCTCTGCTGGAGGGCATCTCGAACTACTTCACAAAGTGGAATAAACACATGATGGATACCAGAGACTTTCAGGTGTCCTTCACCTTCGGACCCTGTGATTATCACCAGGAGGTGTCTCTCCGTGTCCACCTGATGGAGTACATCGCCAAGCAGGGCTTTACTATCAGAATGACCAGGGTCCATCACATGAGCGAGAGGGCAAACGAGAACACTGTGGAGCACAACTGGACCTTTTGTAGACGGGCTCGGAAAACAGATGAATGA
- the kctd6a gene encoding BTB/POZ domain-containing protein KCTD6a isoform X1 encodes MDNGDWDQMMGDPVTLNVGGHLYSTSISTLTRYPDSMLGVMFRGDFPTAKDNQGNYFIDRDGPLFRYILNFLRTADLTLPHGFKEIDLLRKEADFYQIEPLIHCLNDPKPLYSLDTFEEVVELSSTRKLSKYSNPVAVIITQLTITTKVHALLEGISNYFTKWNKHMMDTRDFQVSFTFGPCDYHQEVSLRVHLMEYIAKQGFTIRMTRVHHMSERANENTVEHNWTFCRRARKTDE; translated from the exons ATGGACAATGGCGACTGGGACCAGATG ATGGGTGACCCAGTCACTCTGAATGTGGGAGGACATTTGTATTCAACATCAATCTCCACACTGACGAGGTACCCAGACTCCATGTTAGGTGTGATGTTCAGAGGAGACTTCCCCACGGCCAAAGACAACCAGGGAAATTATTTCATTGATAGAGATGGGCCGCTCTTCAGATACATCTTGAATTTTTTACGAACGGCAGATCTAACTCTACCTCATGGCTTTAAAGAGATAGATCTCCTCAGGAAAGAGGCTGACTTTTATCAGATAGAACCATTGATTCACTGTCTGAATGACCCCAAGCCCCTTTATTCGTTAGATACCTTTGAGGAAGTGGTGGAATTGTCCAGCACACGCAAACTGTCAAAATACTCCAACCCTGTGGCCGTTATCATAACACAACTGACGATCACCACAAAAGTGCACGCTCTGCTGGAGGGCATCTCGAACTACTTCACAAAGTGGAATAAACACATGATGGATACCAGAGACTTTCAGGTGTCCTTCACCTTCGGACCCTGTGATTATCACCAGGAGGTGTCTCTCCGTGTCCACCTGATGGAGTACATCGCCAAGCAGGGCTTTACTATCAGAATGACCAGGGTCCATCACATGAGCGAGAGGGCAAACGAGAACACTGTGGAGCACAACTGGACCTTTTGTAGACGGGCTCGGAAAACAGATGAATGA